The following coding sequences lie in one Nitrospirota bacterium genomic window:
- the lpxK gene encoding tetraacyldisaccharide 4'-kinase: MGLLSEIYGFGLRCKKSFVKPKRLPSKVISVGNITLGGTGKTPAVIAIAEEAKRRGLMPCILTRGYKGKVKGPCFVQSAEDRRQKTEHRTQKTDIPVCFGEDAGDEPVLMTERLKDVPIVKCADRYKGGMFAISSQPSAFSLQPLTFILDDGFQHWALHRDIDIVLIDAVNPFGNEKLFPEGRLREPLGSLKRASIIVITKADMVSRESLLKLVQKIKRYNQQAPVYTASHKPTAVVNASGKTLGLDVLKNRNVYAFAGIANPQYFKDTLISNGASIADFKSFRDHYIFKQRDIDKIKSVAAGLDIIITEKDLVKLRDLQLPDNIFALRIEFTVEDDFYNSVFGGDKC, translated from the coding sequence TTGGGACTACTTAGCGAAATATATGGTTTCGGCCTGAGATGCAAAAAGTCATTTGTTAAACCGAAAAGACTGCCTTCTAAAGTCATCAGTGTCGGCAATATAACCCTCGGCGGCACAGGCAAGACTCCTGCCGTGATCGCAATTGCAGAGGAGGCAAAGAGACGGGGGCTTATGCCGTGCATTTTAACAAGAGGATATAAGGGCAAAGTGAAAGGGCCGTGTTTTGTGCAAAGCGCAGAAGACAGAAGACAGAAGACAGAGCACAGAACACAAAAAACAGACATCCCCGTTTGTTTTGGAGAAGACGCCGGGGATGAGCCGGTGTTAATGACTGAGAGATTAAAAGATGTCCCGATCGTAAAATGCGCGGACAGATACAAAGGCGGCATGTTTGCAATAAGCTCTCAGCCCTCAGCCTTCAGCCTTCAGCCTTTAACTTTCATCCTCGACGACGGCTTTCAGCACTGGGCGCTTCACAGGGATATTGACATAGTCCTTATTGACGCGGTCAATCCCTTCGGGAATGAAAAACTCTTCCCTGAAGGCCGGCTGAGAGAACCTCTTGGATCTCTGAAGCGGGCGAGTATCATAGTCATCACAAAAGCTGATATGGTCAGCAGGGAGTCTCTCTTAAAACTTGTTCAGAAAATTAAACGATATAATCAGCAAGCTCCGGTGTACACAGCTTCGCATAAACCCACGGCCGTTGTTAACGCGTCAGGGAAAACTCTGGGCCTCGATGTCTTGAAGAACAGAAACGTCTACGCGTTTGCCGGCATTGCCAATCCACAGTATTTTAAAGATACGTTAATTTCAAACGGCGCAAGTATCGCTGATTTCAAGTCCTTCAGAGACCATTATATTTTTAAACAGCGTGATATTGATAAAATAAAATCCGTGGCAGCCGGGCTGGACATCATTATAACCGAGAAAGATTTAGTGAAGCTCAGGGACCTGCAACTGCCTGACAATATATTCGCCCTCAGGATCGAATTTACCGTTGAGGATGATTTTTATAATTCTGTATTTGGAGGAGACAAATGCTAA
- the lpxB gene encoding lipid-A-disaccharide synthase, giving the protein MSRKLMISAGETSGELYGAMLSREIKRRWPDADIFGIGGSRMKNEGVSLIAPVSHVVGIVEAVRHLGEIKNTLKTATEALLQRRPDVLVLIDYPDFNIALARRAKAAGIPILYYVSPQVWAWRAGRVKKIAALVNRMAVLFPFEVDYYKDTGLPCEFVGHPVAETINISMTKEEIKKNLGLDPGRDVVTLLPGSRPGEIKRHQAIIKEVAGKIHHAFPEVQIAVPLTSESGLPEGLPDYVKIIRGRTSEAIACSEASAVASGTATLETALLGTPMVVFYKVSPVTFHLIKLIVTVKFISLVNILSGRQVVEELLQKNANPDKVFLELKKILKDQQYRNEMIASLKKIREMMQGKKPTQRVATIVGEMAGW; this is encoded by the coding sequence GTGTCAAGAAAGCTGATGATAAGCGCGGGGGAGACGTCCGGGGAACTATACGGAGCAATGCTGAGCAGGGAGATCAAACGGCGCTGGCCTGATGCTGACATCTTCGGCATCGGCGGCTCACGCATGAAAAATGAAGGCGTTTCGCTAATCGCCCCTGTCTCACACGTAGTCGGCATTGTGGAAGCTGTCAGGCATTTAGGGGAGATCAAAAACACCCTCAAGACAGCGACAGAGGCTCTGCTTCAGAGAAGGCCCGATGTACTCGTCCTCATAGATTATCCCGACTTCAATATCGCGCTTGCCAGAAGGGCGAAGGCAGCGGGCATTCCCATACTTTATTACGTCAGCCCGCAGGTGTGGGCGTGGCGTGCCGGAAGGGTGAAGAAGATCGCCGCGCTTGTAAACAGGATGGCGGTGCTGTTTCCGTTTGAAGTGGACTATTACAAAGATACCGGACTGCCCTGCGAATTTGTCGGGCATCCTGTCGCGGAGACAATCAATATTTCCATGACAAAGGAAGAGATAAAAAAAAATCTCGGGCTTGACCCGGGCAGAGATGTGGTCACCCTGCTTCCGGGAAGCAGGCCCGGTGAGATCAAACGACATCAGGCGATCATCAAAGAAGTGGCCGGAAAGATACATCATGCGTTTCCCGAAGTACAAATAGCCGTTCCTCTCACTTCCGAATCCGGTCTCCCTGAAGGACTGCCGGACTATGTAAAAATAATTCGGGGACGCACCTCTGAGGCCATTGCCTGCTCAGAGGCATCCGCAGTGGCTTCAGGAACTGCAACGCTTGAGACCGCGCTTTTAGGCACGCCGATGGTGGTTTTTTATAAAGTGTCCCCGGTCACTTTTCATCTTATTAAATTGATCGTGACGGTCAAATTCATCTCGCTGGTCAATATCCTGTCCGGCAGACAGGTTGTTGAAGAATTGCTGCAAAAGAATGCAAATCCTGACAAGGTATTTTTAGAGCTGAAGAAGATACTGAAAGACCAGCAGTACAGAAATGAAATGATCGCCTCTCTGAAAAAGATCCGGGAGATGATGCAGGGCAAGAAGCCTACTCAAAGGGTGGCCACGATTGTCGGGGAAATGGCGGGATGGTAG
- a CDS encoding YjbQ family protein: protein MLKNINIKTRSRNEFVDITSELQALIDEAGIKSGVCCVYVPHTTAGVTINEGADPSVVKDIQASLSKLVPHSANYLHTEGNSDAHIKSTLAGSSQTVIIDGGKLLLGTWQSVFFCEFDGPRHRRVTVKIVSD, encoded by the coding sequence ATGCTAAAAAACATCAACATCAAGACAAGGTCCCGGAACGAGTTCGTGGACATTACCTCTGAGTTGCAGGCGCTCATAGATGAGGCCGGGATAAAAAGCGGCGTGTGCTGTGTCTATGTGCCCCACACAACAGCGGGTGTGACAATAAACGAAGGCGCGGACCCTTCTGTGGTGAAAGACATTCAGGCATCTCTCAGTAAATTGGTCCCCCACAGCGCCAATTATCTGCATACCGAAGGCAATTCCGACGCTCACATCAAATCCACCCTCGCCGGTTCTTCACAGACCGTTATTATCGACGGGGGCAAGCTCCTCCTCGGCACGTGGCAGTCCGTGTTCTTCTGCGAATTCGACGGCCCGCGTCACAGAAGAGTAACAGTGAAGATCGTGAGTGATTAA
- a CDS encoding 3-deoxy-D-manno-octulosonic acid transferase produces MLLYNFISAIAVLLYLPKLLFKRGPENRRAFISERLGLSTYERTDIWVHAVSVGEVIACVPFLKMLKKEFPGKRITLSTTTYTGQKVARDKFPEADRIMYMPLDTGVCVKRVVSLLTPQIFITIETELWPALFHELKKSGARAVILNGRISHKSFKGYKRLGFLMEKFLSTIDFFYMQGKGDAERIIAIGAHKHKVGVMGNFKFDIDLGKSGHLDWMDEVEGSRILLAASTHKGEEEIIFDAYELIKQKHPDLKLIIAPRHPERFEEVAEIIRKRNLNFIRRTDMQNIEHRAQSTDIILLDTIGELSHVFSKASIAFIGGSLVPKGGHNILEPAYWAKPVIFGPYMDNFPMAGEFIEKEAAVMVKDANDISITVNDLLNNNEKAARMGQIAKALVEKNSGAVKRAIELVRGFIGTT; encoded by the coding sequence ATGCTGCTGTATAATTTCATTTCCGCAATAGCCGTCCTTCTTTATCTTCCGAAACTCCTGTTTAAAAGAGGGCCTGAAAACAGGCGCGCATTTATAAGTGAACGCCTCGGCCTCTCCACTTATGAAAGAACGGACATATGGGTCCATGCCGTCTCGGTTGGAGAAGTTATCGCGTGCGTGCCTTTTTTAAAAATGCTGAAGAAAGAATTCCCCGGCAAGCGGATCACGCTCTCCACAACCACGTATACGGGACAAAAGGTCGCGCGTGATAAATTCCCTGAGGCTGACAGGATAATGTATATGCCGCTGGACACGGGGGTCTGCGTTAAACGGGTTGTCAGCTTATTAACGCCGCAGATCTTCATAACAATAGAAACGGAGCTTTGGCCTGCCCTCTTCCATGAATTAAAAAAATCCGGCGCCAGAGCCGTTATCTTAAACGGCAGGATATCGCACAAATCATTCAAGGGCTACAAGCGCCTTGGTTTTTTAATGGAGAAGTTCCTGTCAACCATTGATTTTTTCTACATGCAGGGCAAAGGTGACGCTGAAAGGATCATCGCGATCGGCGCCCATAAACACAAGGTCGGCGTCATGGGGAACTTCAAGTTTGATATCGACTTAGGCAAATCGGGACATTTAGACTGGATGGATGAAGTCGAAGGCAGCAGAATACTTCTCGCCGCAAGCACACACAAAGGCGAAGAAGAAATAATCTTTGATGCATATGAATTAATAAAACAAAAGCATCCTGACTTAAAACTCATCATCGCACCGAGGCACCCTGAGAGGTTTGAGGAAGTTGCGGAGATCATCAGAAAGAGAAACCTGAATTTCATCAGGCGGACGGACATGCAGAACATAGAGCACAGAGCACAGAGCACGGACATCATCCTGCTCGATACCATCGGTGAGTTGTCGCATGTTTTTTCAAAGGCCTCAATAGCATTCATTGGAGGAAGCCTCGTGCCAAAGGGCGGACACAATATTTTAGAGCCTGCTTACTGGGCCAAGCCGGTTATCTTCGGCCCCTACATGGATAATTTCCCGATGGCAGGAGAGTTTATTGAAAAGGAAGCCGCTGTCATGGTCAAAGACGCAAATGATATTTCTATAACGGTCAACGATCTGTTAAACAATAATGAAAAGGCCGCGCGCATGGGGCAGATCGCAAAAGCGCTCGTTGAAAAGAATTCCGGCGCGGTCAAAAGGGCCATCGAACTGGTTCGAGGTTTCATTGGGACTACTTAG
- a CDS encoding response regulator, giving the protein MALLSFLSTAIGGYFYYSSLKENAFSDTYQDAEGHTKTAVDRVSSKLTEYQKAARAAAGLKILQIYLADKNNNNLAEANTVLDHFQNSLDVDVCYLMDRSGNTIASSNRDAPDSFVGKNYAFRPYFRQAMSGAAAVYMALGVTSQKRGIYFSHPVYRTGVEGPSGVFVIKASIEPIEKVFSKISDGIFLMTDPHGVIFASNRNEWLYRVLWKIPPEEASEIAKTQQFGEGPWEWTGITMKDVNHAVDRSGVTYMVHQMEITKSPGWKIIYLWDIRAVSEKLINPLVRTAGYIIMALCVVIGLSVFFLYKKASGDIIARRLAEEKLSTAYEELENRVTERTTDLNQANTQLKAEILERSRMEDALAEGEAKFRKLSQEFQALLDAIPDNIILQAKDFRVTWANRSAVMSLKMDASSLQGHYCYALWHERTAPCENCPVEKTFLTGNPESAEIKTPDGSAWEMRTVPVMNDDGDVINVIKVVRNITEHRKLEEQLRHAQKMEAVGTLTGGVAHDFNNILTAIINYANLLKMKIKMDDPLLHYIDQILSITQRGANITQSLLAFSRKQVMTLRETDINRLIADTAKFLQKLIGETIELQIKFGDENLTVLADAYQIEQVLFNLATNARDAMPQGGILAIETGSVKIEKEFIESNGFGLLGTYALISVADTGEGMNEDMIERIFEPFYTTKEMGKGTGLGLAISYGIVKQHNGYIKVYTGPGKGTAFKIYLPLINRKAEDLKHQETVSLPVGTETVLLAEDEAEVREALGGILREYGYTVIEAVDGQDAVEKFMENRDRIHVLLFDVVMPGKNGREAYDEIKLNCPDVKAVFMSGYASDIITTRGIVFDDRLNFLAKPVSPDVLLKTLRQVLEGN; this is encoded by the coding sequence TTGGCGCTGTTGTCTTTCCTGTCAACTGCTATTGGAGGATATTTCTACTATTCTTCTTTAAAGGAAAATGCCTTCAGTGACACCTATCAAGACGCAGAAGGCCATACAAAAACAGCTGTAGACCGCGTATCATCGAAACTGACTGAATATCAGAAAGCTGCCAGGGCGGCAGCGGGCCTGAAGATACTGCAGATATATCTCGCAGACAAAAACAACAACAACCTCGCAGAGGCAAACACTGTCCTTGACCACTTCCAGAACTCACTTGACGTGGATGTATGCTATTTAATGGACCGGAGCGGCAATACCATCGCCTCATCCAACCGGGATGCCCCGGACAGTTTTGTCGGCAAAAATTACGCATTCCGTCCCTACTTCCGACAGGCAATGTCAGGCGCTGCCGCAGTTTATATGGCACTCGGGGTAACGTCACAAAAGCGTGGAATCTACTTCAGCCATCCGGTTTACAGGACTGGAGTTGAAGGTCCGTCAGGGGTCTTTGTCATCAAGGCATCTATCGAGCCTATTGAAAAGGTATTCAGTAAAATATCCGACGGGATATTTCTTATGACCGACCCGCACGGTGTAATTTTCGCATCCAACCGCAATGAATGGCTTTACCGCGTCTTATGGAAGATCCCTCCTGAAGAGGCATCAGAGATTGCAAAGACGCAGCAATTCGGCGAAGGGCCATGGGAATGGACAGGTATAACTATGAAGGATGTCAATCATGCCGTTGACAGGTCGGGTGTGACGTACATGGTCCATCAGATGGAAATTACAAAGAGTCCGGGTTGGAAGATTATCTACCTTTGGGACATAAGGGCAGTTTCTGAAAAGCTTATCAATCCGCTGGTAAGGACCGCCGGTTACATCATTATGGCGCTGTGCGTGGTTATCGGCTTGTCGGTTTTTTTTCTTTATAAAAAGGCAAGCGGCGACATTATCGCCCGCAGGCTTGCAGAAGAGAAGCTGTCAACAGCGTATGAGGAGCTTGAAAACCGTGTGACGGAAAGGACCACAGACCTGAATCAGGCAAATACGCAATTAAAGGCGGAGATACTTGAACGCAGCCGGATGGAGGATGCCCTGGCCGAAGGCGAAGCAAAATTCAGAAAACTCTCGCAGGAATTCCAGGCGCTCCTGGACGCTATCCCTGACAATATCATTTTACAGGCGAAGGACTTCAGGGTGACCTGGGCAAACCGTTCAGCCGTTATGAGTTTAAAAATGGACGCGTCCTCTCTTCAGGGCCATTACTGCTATGCATTGTGGCATGAACGAACAGCTCCATGTGAAAACTGTCCGGTAGAAAAAACGTTCCTAACGGGAAATCCGGAAAGTGCGGAGATAAAAACACCGGACGGCAGCGCGTGGGAAATGAGGACAGTGCCGGTAATGAACGACGATGGGGACGTAATTAATGTCATTAAAGTTGTCAGGAACATCACGGAGCACCGCAAGCTTGAGGAACAGCTCAGGCATGCCCAGAAGATGGAAGCTGTCGGAACGCTGACAGGGGGAGTCGCGCATGATTTCAACAACATACTCACTGCGATCATAAACTATGCAAATCTGTTAAAAATGAAAATAAAAATGGATGATCCGCTGCTGCACTACATTGATCAGATACTTTCAATAACACAACGGGGGGCCAATATTACTCAAAGCCTCCTTGCATTCAGCAGAAAACAGGTAATGACCTTAAGAGAGACCGACATTAACAGACTCATCGCGGATACAGCAAAGTTCTTGCAAAAACTCATCGGCGAAACTATCGAATTGCAAATAAAATTTGGGGATGAAAACCTTACAGTGCTGGCAGATGCATATCAGATCGAACAGGTGTTGTTCAATCTTGCTACAAATGCGCGCGATGCCATGCCCCAGGGCGGAATACTTGCTATCGAAACAGGGTCCGTGAAGATAGAAAAAGAATTTATAGAAAGCAATGGCTTTGGTTTGCTTGGGACATATGCACTGATCTCGGTGGCCGACACCGGCGAGGGCATGAACGAAGATATGATTGAAAGGATATTTGAACCTTTTTACACGACCAAGGAAATGGGTAAAGGCACGGGTCTCGGACTTGCGATAAGTTACGGGATCGTCAAGCAGCATAACGGCTATATAAAAGTCTACACTGGGCCCGGTAAGGGAACAGCATTCAAGATATACTTGCCGCTCATTAACAGGAAGGCTGAAGACCTGAAGCATCAGGAGACGGTATCTCTTCCCGTGGGCACTGAGACCGTACTTTTAGCAGAAGACGAGGCGGAAGTAAGGGAAGCCCTGGGAGGAATACTCCGGGAGTACGGTTATACGGTCATAGAGGCGGTGGACGGGCAGGACGCCGTTGAAAAATTCATGGAGAACAGGGACAGGATACATGTCCTTTTATTTGATGTGGTCATGCCGGGGAAAAACGGGAGGGAGGCTTATGATGAAATAAAATTAAATTGTCCCGATGTGAAGGCGGTCTTCATGAGCGGTTATGCATCGGATATCATTACTACCAGGGGCATTGTATTCGATGACAGGCTTAACTTCCTCGCAAAACCGGTTTCTCCCGACGTCCTCCTGAAAACCCTCCGGCAAGTCCTTGAGGGTAATTAA
- a CDS encoding MFS transporter, whose amino-acid sequence MQTDNRKAVLAWAMYDWANSAFATTIMAGFFPIFFKQFWSAGVDTTVSTARLGLANSIAGTTVALLAPLLGAIADKGTSKKKFLIFFAYMGVVMTSSLYMVSKGDWAIAMTLYILAIIGFSGGNIFYDSLITAVASEKRLDFVSALGFSIGYLGGGLLFALNVWMTLSPATFGIADASEAVKFSFFSVGIWWGVFSIPLIIFVKEPENAKTKDGMNVVRAGLVQLKNTFHEIRHLKTIFLFLLAYWLYIDGVDTIIVMALDYGISIGLQVNDLIVALLITQFVGFPCAIGFGYLGGKIGAKKAIFIAIAVYLFVSIWGAFMHSKNEFYILAVIVGMVQGGVQSLSRSFFARIIPVEKSAEYFGFYNMIGKFATVLGPVFMGGTGLIVRAMGYSSDIASRASITSISLFFITGGILLSLVNEEKGKEEAKYLSQKT is encoded by the coding sequence ATGCAGACCGACAACAGGAAAGCAGTCCTTGCCTGGGCGATGTACGACTGGGCCAATTCGGCATTTGCCACTACGATCATGGCGGGTTTCTTCCCCATTTTCTTTAAACAATTCTGGAGCGCGGGCGTTGATACGACCGTGAGCACGGCAAGGCTGGGGCTGGCCAATTCCATAGCAGGAACGACCGTGGCATTGCTCGCCCCTCTGCTTGGCGCGATCGCGGACAAAGGGACCTCAAAGAAAAAATTCCTCATCTTCTTCGCTTACATGGGCGTTGTCATGACCTCGTCTTTATACATGGTTTCAAAAGGCGACTGGGCCATTGCGATGACGCTGTATATTCTCGCGATCATCGGGTTCTCCGGCGGGAATATTTTTTATGATTCTTTGATCACCGCTGTTGCGTCGGAGAAGAGGCTTGATTTTGTCTCGGCCCTCGGGTTTTCCATCGGGTATCTTGGCGGCGGGCTCCTTTTCGCATTGAATGTGTGGATGACGCTTAGCCCCGCGACCTTCGGAATTGCCGACGCTTCAGAGGCGGTCAAGTTTTCATTCTTCTCCGTTGGCATATGGTGGGGGGTATTTTCAATCCCGCTGATCATCTTTGTAAAAGAGCCGGAGAATGCAAAGACCAAAGACGGCATGAACGTGGTCAGGGCAGGGCTTGTTCAATTAAAAAACACTTTCCATGAGATCCGTCACCTGAAAACCATCTTTCTCTTTCTCCTTGCGTACTGGCTTTATATAGACGGTGTGGACACCATCATTGTGATGGCGCTGGATTACGGCATCTCCATCGGCCTGCAGGTAAATGACCTGATCGTCGCGCTCCTCATCACGCAGTTCGTCGGTTTTCCGTGCGCCATAGGATTTGGTTATCTCGGCGGAAAGATTGGCGCAAAGAAAGCCATCTTCATCGCGATTGCCGTTTATTTATTCGTCTCCATCTGGGGCGCCTTCATGCACAGTAAAAATGAATTCTACATCCTGGCTGTTATCGTTGGCATGGTCCAGGGCGGGGTCCAGTCTCTGAGCCGCTCGTTCTTTGCGCGGATAATCCCTGTTGAAAAGTCCGCGGAGTATTTCGGTTTTTACAACATGATCGGAAAATTCGCAACCGTGCTCGGTCCTGTTTTTATGGGCGGGACAGGGCTGATAGTAAGGGCGATGGGCTATAGCAGCGATATTGCCTCGCGAGCGAGCATCACGTCCATTTCGCTGTTCTTCATAACCGGCGGGATATTATTGTCTCTCGTGAATGAGGAAAAGGGAAAAGAAGAAGCAAAATACCTGTCGCAGAAGACGTGA